atgttttctacgattaaatgttaggtatatgtaaacttttgacttcaatggtatattttatttattttttaaatgagccATTTTTCAAAAGCCTGGCTATTTGAGGCTAGATAGTCCTGATAAGTAGTCTGTATGTACTATGAATTCTTGAGGAACAATTCACATTTACCATTCTTTCAGCAGTAATATATCTGTAAAGTTCGTTTTCTTGTATTTTCAAGCTTAAAggacttcacccaaaaatgataattcatcatttactcaccgttatgttgtctcaaacttgtatgacattcattcttctgtgaaacacaaaatatctTTTCatagagatatgatgtctgtttgtccatacagtgcaagtaaatgttgctcatactattgctcatacttaaggttCGAGATTTTAACAAACCCCCAACATTAAAGGAAtgctctgggttcaatacaagttaagctctatcaacagcatttgtggcataatgttgattactccCCTCCTATTTGATACCTCAAAACACACGTGTGATATTACTTTTTCTATgtaatttgttttatgattttcacttggcggatgataaaacaggcaacaacaaaaaaaggcaactgagccatatctagggtcccaaaaaaaaaaaaatgttggcatgggcaagcaccacttacattgtCTTCAATAAATGTTCAAATATGGCTTAACAGGATCATGCACAAACACAGGCTGAATATTAGCCTTGATTgtcagaaataatttatttttgtcccTTTTTCTGTTTTTAGGAAAAGATAATTAAACTTTACGAACGGAAGCTACATGAAGATTTCGATACGAACAAACAtattcagaagaagaaagagttCCGCAACCCAAGGTTTGAAGATAACAATAGTTTATGACCCACCAGACATAACACACAACACATTATCTTTGGAATTGTTATATGGGTTTGCAGTCTAAccatgtgggtttgtttacagtATTTATGAGAAGCTTATCCAGTTCTGTGGCATTGACGAACTTGGAACCAACTATCCAAAAGTAAGTGTAATACTTTCCTGAAATTCCATGTTAACTACAACTGTAGATTTGAAGAGAAACAAACTGTAGCTTAAAGATGAAGTGCATATTTTTTGCAccattagcatcaccaaacagaattgcaaaaattgttTTCTAACAGGTTTTTCCGAACACTTCAAACAGAAATCTAGCTTAACTCCAGACTCACGCCATTtgttgagccaatattgctatGAATAACTGTTTGGGATCAAACTGAGtgatgttttgatagcgccacaaagTCCCAGTGTTTAAACTGGGACTTAATTTTTAATGGTCTTTGCagattaagctgggatagaaataAAATGACACACTTCTCCTTTAACTGCTGATTTATTAGAGGATTTTGTAACCTTATGCATTTACTTCTCCACAGGACATGTTTGACCCCCATGGCTGGTCGGAGGATTCCTATTACGAGGCATTAGGTACTTCGCTTtaaattagaatcagaatcagttttattcgccatatacatttacatgttttAGGAATTCGTCTTGGTGTATGGTCACAGCACGATACGTTCAGCACACACATCTCAGACAAcacaattatataatatacagATTTACAAATAACCAAATACAAATATTGCACCTAATATACAAATATTACACACCAGCAAAATGAAAGGCTCAGTTATAATTTTGAGGTAGAAATAGCAGCTGGATGAAATTCAGAGTGTGTTAAAGGTAGTTGAAATTAGGTTgacatttcattttttgtgtACTGTCCTTTCCACAGCCAAAGCTCAGAAAGTGGAGATGGACAAGCTGGAAAAAGCCAAAAAGGAGAAGACCAAGGTTAGTGCCCTGCGGCACTCCATTTTATACAAAATCAGAAGTAACTTGAAAATGTTGTAATGGGTGTTTGTATAAGCCATAACCTCACTGATATTTACTGTGTATGTTTCTTTACTGTTGGTTAATGAGTCTTATGCAACTTCAAAAAATAGGTGCATGCATGGAACAAATTTGGGGATAACTTCCCACCCCCTCAAAGACTGTATCACAGAACATAAATGTGCTATTAGAAGAGGGGATTTGACCAACCCTGTAGCAAGGCACTTTTGGGAATTTAACCACCCTGTGTCTTCCCTTTTGTTTCTGGGCATTTACTGCCCATTGTTTCTGGGTATTGAACAGATATAACCTTCTGTAAAAGGTGGTAACATGGACCATATTAGTGAGAAAAGTGAGACATTTtggatttgttttaaatgtttatctcCTTTAGGAATGAATGAAGAGTTGGTAGTGAAAgaatatttatgatttaataagtttttttcttttggatTGGATTTTGATATGTATTAGCCTTTAACAGTATTTAAAAGTCTTGTACATAACAGTTCTTTGTGAATTGATTTTTATGATGAGTAATCAAGTATGGTTTTCCTATTGACTTGTTTCCTAATTAACTGTCTGATTGGTCCAGTTGAGATTGGTGTGTTTTGATGTGTTGTGATGTGATGGTGACTGATGATTAATCTTGTTCATTTCATTGGCTAGATCTTATACTTGTTTGCATTCAAATAAATGCTCTGTATAAGTTTTCTTTTAACCTTGTTAACCCTGATGAAGGCTTGTTTGCCGAAACGCGTTGGTTGTATTTAAATACGTTTTCTCACTTCAACAAGAGTTTCTGGATTTATCCTCTTCATATGTATGTTTGCTCCTCTGTCTTTAGATTGAGTTCGTGACAGGCACCAAAAAGGGCACCACTACTAATGCGGCGGCCATGACCACAAATACAACAACTGCCTCATCTGCAGGTACAGTTGGCTCCAGACATAACTTTACTAATGTTTGCTTTATATTGTGCAATGAATCTCTAATTATATTACCCAGTATTGATAAATGACTACAACAGTCAGTAAAATCCTTTACTCCTAGTGTCACTTAGAAATATGATGATGTGGCgaggtgagcaagagacagacacagtgggtgtggcgtcaagccttggagaagcatttattggaaataataataaacataaaatgtccaaaaatggaGCAAATTGTGTCCAAAACAAAAGGGGActtggcatcctcgcggtgaaatGGTTGCTCAGTGAAGGTCGGGGGTGTGTCCATTGAGTGGCCCAGGCATGACGGTCCCACGCGCTCCCCTCATGGGTCCGAGTCATGTGTGGCGGCGGCAGCATcgctggcggcctgtcttcccagggccGCAGCAGGTGAGAGGGGAAAGCAGCCCGGCCTCTAGCCCGTAGCGCATGCTGTCCTCCCCAGCAACACATCTAACTCGCGCCGGGGGTCCAAGGAGCAGGTCTGGCGATGCATCTGTCTTGGCCGAACCCTCCCCACTCTGATCCTGCCCATGCCAGTGTGGGCACACATGGAGAATAGAAGCCAGCTCCCTGAGAAGAGGCGCGCACCTGTTTTTATGGCAGCGTTGATGAAGCTCCATCCAATTCGAGAAGGACCTGGCTGCAGCCTGCAGAATGAGGTGGGGCTACATATGGGGTGGAGCTACACGTGTCGCCCCGCCATAACAGTCTCATTGGCTCATTCATCTTCCATATACATACATGATAGGAGATATGGTCGTCGTTGCTGGTGTGTTATCATTGTTTGAGAGATATTGAATAGTTGAGCCAAATCATTTGATTATAGTGCTGACTACGACCGCATTACAGTTGAATCTTCGCCATAGTAGGATTAGTAATTTTGCCCTCTGCTTTTAGCACGACTGAAACAACAACAGGCTGCTTAGTCTGACTCTTCTACATCTGTTTGCAATGAACTGTGAGGTACAACACAATTTCATATCACTTACGAGCCACAGCACTATAATAAAAATGATCGGGCTACACTATTTTAAAACGCATCTCCTATCATGTACTCCAATAAAGGATGACCAAGCCAATGAGAGTAAGTTATGGGCGGGGCGACACGTGTAGCCATGCCCCATTGTGTTGCCCCGCCCCGttctgcaagctgcagccaggaATACTTGTCCAGTTCAGGTGAGCCTGACGAGGCTCAGgtgacgagagggaggggtggGTCATTCCATTTCAATTTGTAAGACATTCCATGATCATgatattgttttataattcaaTATTTTATGATCCACCAATAACCTCTACACCAGACATTTCTTGGTTATTACTACTGCTAACTAGAGATTGACCAATTATGTTGAATCAATAATCTGTATGTAGAACCAGTTTTAATTGCTTAATGCTGTTTGACACAATTATCACTAAACTATAAAATAATCATTAGACTACCGGAATAAAAACTagtgctgttgatttaacatgttatttcattgcaataaattctgttaaaaaaatgtacgcTAAAATTCATGCCCCTGGACCATAGTAATGTATATTccaaccatcggagcaattcaagcttgaagtaccacctttagATTTACTGTTTATTGGTACATctgataataaaaagaaaaaacaataaccAATTAGATAGCagaaatattgattaaaaaaaaaaaaaatgtaaacatgattATTGGTCTATATCTTCTGCTGACCAACAGTAACAGTTAGAGCTTGTTAAACACATATATTAAACTTCAGCAGATGCCCAGAAGAGGAAGAGTAAGTGGGACTCCGCAGTACCGGTGACCCTGGCACAACCTGCCCTTCTCACCACCACTACCACCCTCCCTGGTGTCGTCTCTGTGACCACAACAGCTAGTGGCACCAAGACTACAGTCATCTCTGCTGTGGGAACCATTCTGAAAAAAGCTAAGCAATGACACGGCCCTGtcggttgattttttttattttttttattttgtttattatttcagCAACAAAGTTGGTTTTAATTGTCTGGAAACTATTTCTATATTCTGGATGTGACAGCACAGAGACAGTCAGACACAAACTTCGACTATTTCGACTGCATTTGTCTGATATTTGTTGAAGCTTTGATTTCTTGGTTGAAATAACTTTATCTTTGCCTAGAGGTTTTCTACTAAATTCATTTATGTAAAAGTTATCATACGACTTGAAACATGAAAATCGGGGAAAAAAATGGTTTCTCATCAAACATGCAACAATTTATCACTTATGAGtaatttgcttttgtttgtttttttccgtTTAGTAACCATTCAGTGTTTAATAGATGTCTGGTCAGTTTTGCCTATCTATATTTTCCATTTTTATGTCTTGATGAAGATTTGGGAGATGACACACACAACACCAACTAATCATCTGTCACGAGTATACAGTAGTATCTTATTACAACAGTAACAGATCAGGCTATTTGATTGTATTTATGAGGAGAAAAAAGTAGTTCTTTCAATTCCATGCAAGTTAATTTTTTTACAGAGTTTTTCCCCCCTGCATCATTCTacctttttatttcattttagaaaGGCAaataggtctttttttttttttttaaatacttgtacATATTAAAATGAGTCAGTGCCTTCTCTATAGCACAGTTCcatgaaaataaatttttttgtataattGATGATCtctgatattgtttttttttttttttatatttaataattactaAACTTGCAGTGCTAataggtgaagtatgtaatttttgcaTCACTAGCATCAACAAACACTGAACACTTCCCCTGTCTTCCTTTGGTTGGCAAAAGAGGTATTCCCGCCCCAATCTCACGCCATTGTCTTAGCCAGTGTTTCTTTGTTGGGTTGATTAAACAAAGCAAacttttcatagtgccacagcgTTAATACATttcaggcaaaaaaaaacaaccacaaaTTGTTTACTTTTCtctacatataattttatttgcatctgaaaaaaattacacacatcacctttaatatAATGAGATGAAGAAAGTGTGGATGTGATGTCAGCCAGTGTTGAAGAACACTGTTGAGGAATGTTTTTTGGGATTCTGAACTTGGAAGATGGTGTGTGCTTACCAGGTGGATCTTTGATTTATACCAACACGTAACCTTTTCCATTCTGAATTCAAGCCTTCCAGACCTTTGTTCAAGCTAAGGAGTCCAAACTGTCTCTTTGTCATATTTCAAAACCATCCACTGAAAATGTTGTGGTGATACCCTTTGACTTGGGACAGCTTACCCCTAAAGTGGACCATATTTTTTGAGAAGTCATTTCTCTGGCGGCCCTATGTTATACTGGATTCCCATAGAAaccctgaaaatatcagggaattttaacatTTCCGGACTTAGAAAAAAATGGAAATTAACAAAATCTTAAAGTCATAGACATTTCTGTGGTGACTAGGTTTTATTGTTATACTTAGCTCTAAAATTCATCAGCTAGAAATAGTTTTTTGTGAGTGGGATTTCTATAAAATGATCTTTTAAAATCCTTATCTAGTAATAATGAACAACTTGAAAGACGTGAAAATCCATTGGTCAAGAGAACTGGTTTTAGAGACTTTTCTTATTTCAGTTGGTACATTCAAAAATAATTCTAAGATTTAAatgtcataacaaaattccatcaaactgaattgagttatctttaatcaaataaaatggcagaaatctatgaaatattttaaattttatttaattttgttaaaaaataatttaattggatggaattttatgaaattgaaatgcgtaaacataccaaaaaaaaattttttttttttttttttttttgagacgcTGCAATATAATTTAGCCATATTAATTTTACCTCTCATTTCTTCTTACCTAAAAGACAATGTAAAAAGTGGCATATCTTGCCAGACTCTTCCCTACTGGCCTTAAAAATACCTTTGATCAAATACAGGGCTTTGTGGATGTAACAAAGGGCACTTTAAGGTTATTTGATTTTGGATGGCTCCAGGTAAGAACGTTTGACACATCTGAGTGAGTTTGCCAGGAGAGACTGAGAGATTGGCACTGGTGTGCAGTATGTGCTGACTGTGCATCAGGCTGACTGAAGACATCCAGTACAGGAATTAACTCCACTGAATTGTTAAAATCCGATTTCATAGGTTTATGCATGCAGTGCACATAATTGCAATGTTGTTATCAAGTATTTAAACATGCATAGTGATTGATAAACACAGGGCtgataatatttgtttttagcTTGTGTTGCCATCCTGAGAACCAGTGTTGTAGTGAATTTATTTCACTGAGAGTGGATATTTTTGTTACTACACCTAATggtcaaaagtatgtggacacccgcTTCcatttaactggttttatttcagctacacccattaGTATGTTTATAAAGTGAAGCATATAGCTATGCAATCTCCTTGGACAAATGTTTCTAGtagaattgggcataccaaagaCTAAGCAACTTTCAACATAGCACTTTCATAAGATCCCACAAGTAAAATGGTTCACTGAGTCTGGTATGGCAGAACTTGATTGGCCTGCACAAAGTCCATACCTGAACCCCAttaaacacctttgggatgaattggaatgcAGACTGTGAGTCAGACCCCATTGCTCAACATCAGTACTTGACCTCACAGATGCTTTTGTGTCTGGATGAGAACAAATCCCTGTTCCAACATCTAATGCAAAGTCTTCCAGATAAGTTGAGGCTGACATGACAGCAAAGGGAGGACCAGCTCCCtaatcattataaaaaatatCCTTTTAATGTTCAGTGCAGAAGAAACTTGTATTATAcactaaaaaaatacatatttagtttttaagatttaaaatgttcaagtttAGACAAAATTTCcaacaaattgaattgagtaatctttaaatggTGAACATATgatgaattcagaataaatgatatatttaattaaaattaatgataATGAATTTTTAAACCTAAGTAAACaaaattcacacattttaagCAACACATTTTGGTAAATGGCAAAGCAACTTTTTATACTTTGCAAATGTAGGCATATTTCAATAAATCTAAATTAAATCTTTCTTTTGCAaagatatacagctctggaaaaaattaaagaGACCACTGCTAAATGATCTCTTGATTCGctgtttataggtatgtgtttgagtaaaatgaacatttgtattttattctataaagtactgacaacatttcttccaaataaaaatattgtcatttagagcatttgtttgcagaaaatgacaactggtcaaaataacaaagatgctttcagacctcgaataatgcaaagaaaataagttcatattcatttttaaacacaatactaTTGTTTTAACTtcagaagagttcagaaatcaagatttggtggaataaccgtgattttcaatcacagctttcatgcgtcttggcgtgctctctaccagtctttcacattgctgttgggtgactttatgccactcctggcacaaaaattcaagcagctctgctttgtttAAGAGTTGTTCTGACTGAACTCTACTGTCAGGTACTGGAAGCCATGGCTGGAAAAGGAGAAAAACGATCTCAAAGTGAAGTACATTCCTACGCAAAGGTTGCAAACAGTGACAAGAATAAGAAATATGGAACGAGTAGTCCTgagagtaagaaaaataaaagctttttctGATGGACTTGTATAACTTAATTAACAAAAGGTCTGACAGAATCGAATCCAAAGTTTCTGAGAAAGCAATTATTGTCGAAGATCTGAGGGAGAAAGTGGACTACATATACAACGAAGTAGGTGGCTTTCGTATTGAAATAGACATGCGCAGATAGAAATATGAGGAAGCATTTAATGATTACAGAAGATTGCAAATTTGGAATAGAGGTTGTCCGAAGCAGAGCATTACGGAAGGAGGTGGATTTAAGGCTTTATGGGCTGTCTGAGAACAAGACAGAGGATGTCATGACCAGCGTTATCGAGGTGTGTCGTGCCGTTGTTGTGTCGAACTCTGTTTCCCCCCCAACAGATCTGTATGGGGGGTACCAGTATCTGACGGTAACATTCTCCGCTGTCAGAATGCGTTCCCCCCTGCACAAACCTGAGCCTAACCCTTCCCTACCCTACCGTACCCTACATACTCTAACCCTAACCTgcactaccctacctaccctaaacataaccctaaccACATACCCTGATGTTTGGATTGACAgacttcaatcctttcgacatacactATGAtattgacatttacactcatttacatttacgagagagagagaaacattttttacttttaagtggctcttcagcatgaaaccgatctaacggtgcagttttcaggatgcatcgcccggtgtcaagtttcaaaacattcaaaatatatataggatattaaaatgaatacgtgTCTATTTTTAATCCTGTTGTAttggtatttatttatcaccccttatttttttcaaataaaaatcctatatattgttattaacacagggcaaatatactatatcaaatctacttttattatgtatcgtattttaatgaggatataatttattacagctgacagttacatgagcaaacaaggtttgaacatcaaccgtaacaagataaaactaaaatgcatggatttttaacacttctgtgtacaaatctgaaggctgtttattggatcaattatggtaaacgtcatattatgcgactccCCAGACGACCCAACTCTATTTAAAATGCATGATTTTGTCATTTTACCTGACTCTCCATTCTGCTTATTGGGGTGTGAGGTGATCCACAAAATTAGTgccaagatacactatattgccaaaagtattcgcttacccatccaaataattgaattcaggtgttccaatcacttccatggccacagctgtataaaatgaagcacctaggcatgcagactgcttctacaaacatttgtgaaagaatgggccactctcaggagctcagtgaattccagcgtggtactgtgataggatgccacctgtgcaacaagtccagtcgtgaaatttcctcgctactaaatattccacagtcaactgtcagtggtattataacaaagtggaagcgattgggaatgacagcaactcagccacgaagtggtaggccatgtaaaatgacagagcggggtcagcggatgctgaggcgcatagtgcgcagaggtcgccaactttctgcagagtcaatcgctacagacctccaaagttaatgtggccttcagattagctcaagaacagtgcgtagagagcttcatggaatgggtttccatggccgagcagctgcatctaagccatacatcaccaagtgcaatgcaaagcgttggatgcagtggtgtaaagcacaccgccactggactctagagcagtggagacacgttctctggagtgacgaatcatgcttctccatctggcgaTCTGATGGaagagtctgggtttggcggttgccaggagaacggtacttgtctgtctgcattgtgccaactgtgaagtttggtggaggggggattatggtgtgaggttgtttttcaggagctgggcttagccccttagttccagtgaaaggaactctgaatgcttcagcataccaagagattttggacaattccatgctcccaactttgtgggaacaggccccttcctgttccaacatgactgcgcaccagtacacaaagcaaggtccataaagacatggatgagcgagtttggtgtggaagaacttgactggcctgcacagagtcctgacctcaacccaatagagcacctttgggatgaatactgcgaagactgcgagccagggcttcttgtccaacatcagtgtctgacctcacaaatgcgcttctagaagaatggtcaaaaattcccataaacacactcctaaaccttatggaaagccttcccagaagagttgaagctgttatagctgcaaagggtgggccgacgtcatattaaaccctatggattaagaatgggatgtcacaagttcatatgcgtctaaaggcagatgagcgaatacttttggcaatatagtgtNNNNNNNNNNNNNNNNNNNNNNNNNNNNNNNNNNNNNNNNNNNNNNNNNNNNNNNNNNNNNNNNNNNNNNNNNNNNNNNNNNNNNNNNNNNNNNNNNNNNNNNNNNNNNNNNNNNNNNNNNNNNNNNNNNNNNNNNNNNNNNNNNNNNNNNNNNNNNNNNNNNNNNNNNNNNNNNNNNNNNNNNNNNNNNNNNNNNNNNNNNNNNNNNNNNNNNNNNNNNNNNNNNNNNNNNNNNNNNNNNNNNNNNNNNNNNNNNNNNNNNNNNNNNNNNNNNNNNNNNNNNNNNNNNNNNNNNNNNNNNNNNNNNNNNNNNNNNNNNNNNNNNNNNNNN
This is a stretch of genomic DNA from Myxocyprinus asiaticus isolate MX2 ecotype Aquarium Trade chromosome 24, UBuf_Myxa_2, whole genome shotgun sequence. It encodes these proteins:
- the LOC127414732 gene encoding SAP30-binding protein-like isoform X1 encodes the protein MTSSKRSALLSSLAAYGDDSEQDSDPDPDSDEPESESHGGLVSASYGVDDVSRVEEEDEKGSENEDSDDSARNSEEEESDSGRAQDNVKDVQEWETKDPQELVAQFSEKVRNMSPDEIKIPPEPPGRCSSHLQEKIIKLYERKLHEDFDTNKHIQKKKEFRNPSIYEKLIQFCGIDELGTNYPKDMFDPHGWSEDSYYEALAKAQKVEMDKLEKAKKEKTKIEFVTGTKKGTTTNAAAMTTNTTTASSAADAQKRKSKWDSAVPVTLAQPALLTTTTTLPGVVSVTTTASGTKTTVISAVGTILKKAKQ
- the LOC127414732 gene encoding SAP30-binding protein-like isoform X2; this encodes MTSSKRSALLSSLAAYGDDSEQDSDPDPDSDEPESESHGGLVSASYGVDDVSRVEEEDEKGSENEDSDDSARNSEEEESDSGRAQDNVKDVQEWETKDPQELVAQFSEKVRNMSPDEIKIPPEPPGRCSSHLQEKIIKLYERKLHEDFDTNKHIQKKKEFRNPSIYEKLIQFCGIDELGTNYPKDMFDPHGWSEDSYYEALAKAQKVEMDKLEKAKKEKTKIEFVTGTKKGTTTNAAAMTTNTTTASSADAQKRKSKWDSAVPVTLAQPALLTTTTTLPGVVSVTTTASGTKTTVISAVGTILKKAKQ
- the LOC127414732 gene encoding SAP30-binding protein-like isoform X4; this encodes MTSSKRSALLSSLAAYGDDSEQDSDPDPDSDEPESHGGLVSASYGVDDVSRVEEEDEKGSENEDSDDSARNSEEEESDSGRAQDNVKDVQEWETKDPQELVAQFSEKVRNMSPDEIKIPPEPPGRCSSHLQEKIIKLYERKLHEDFDTNKHIQKKKEFRNPSIYEKLIQFCGIDELGTNYPKDMFDPHGWSEDSYYEALAKAQKVEMDKLEKAKKEKTKIEFVTGTKKGTTTNAAAMTTNTTTASSADAQKRKSKWDSAVPVTLAQPALLTTTTTLPGVVSVTTTASGTKTTVISAVGTILKKAKQ
- the LOC127414732 gene encoding SAP30-binding protein-like isoform X3, which translates into the protein MTSSKRSALLSSLAAYGDDSEQDSDPDPDSDEPESHGGLVSASYGVDDVSRVEEEDEKGSENEDSDDSARNSEEEESDSGRAQDNVKDVQEWETKDPQELVAQFSEKVRNMSPDEIKIPPEPPGRCSSHLQEKIIKLYERKLHEDFDTNKHIQKKKEFRNPSIYEKLIQFCGIDELGTNYPKDMFDPHGWSEDSYYEALAKAQKVEMDKLEKAKKEKTKIEFVTGTKKGTTTNAAAMTTNTTTASSAADAQKRKSKWDSAVPVTLAQPALLTTTTTLPGVVSVTTTASGTKTTVISAVGTILKKAKQ